The following are encoded together in the Adhaeribacter arboris genome:
- the mraY gene encoding phospho-N-acetylmuramoyl-pentapeptide-transferase, with the protein MLYYLFNYLDKQFDFVGAGVFQYISFRAGMAALVSLLIAMIFGGKLIKVLQHRQVGESIRDLGLSGQMEKKGTPTMGGLIILLAILVPTLLFARLANVYVILMLITTVWLGTIGFLDDYIKVFRKNKEGLAGRFKVVGQIGIGLIVGCVLFFNDDVVVRQYITDTGTSAVDASSRFKDVRQMITTIPFAKNNELDYYQLFSFASPVFGSYARFLYILLVIVIITAVSNGANITDGIDGLAAGTSAIIGVTLAVFAWVSGNSFFADYLDIMFLPNSGELVIFCTAFVGACVGFLWYNSYPAQVFMGDTGSLSIGGIIAVLALILRKELLIPILCGIFLVENLSVMLQVSYFKYTKRKYGEGRRIFKMSPLHHHYQKLGYQEAKIVSRFWIVGIMLALLTLVTLKLR; encoded by the coding sequence ATGCTCTACTATCTTTTTAATTATTTAGATAAACAGTTTGATTTCGTTGGCGCCGGTGTGTTTCAATACATTTCGTTCCGGGCGGGTATGGCGGCGCTTGTTTCTTTATTAATCGCCATGATTTTTGGGGGTAAACTTATAAAAGTTCTGCAACACCGGCAGGTAGGCGAAAGCATTCGGGATTTAGGTTTGTCCGGGCAAATGGAAAAGAAAGGAACCCCAACAATGGGAGGACTTATTATTCTGCTGGCCATTCTGGTACCCACTTTATTGTTTGCCCGTTTGGCCAACGTTTACGTTATTTTAATGCTAATTACTACGGTTTGGCTGGGTACCATTGGCTTCCTGGATGATTATATCAAAGTATTCCGCAAGAATAAAGAAGGTTTAGCCGGTAGGTTTAAAGTAGTTGGTCAGATTGGGATTGGGTTAATTGTGGGCTGCGTTTTATTTTTTAACGACGATGTAGTCGTTCGGCAATATATTACGGATACCGGGACCAGCGCGGTAGATGCTTCTTCTCGCTTTAAAGATGTGCGGCAAATGATTACCACCATCCCGTTTGCGAAAAATAATGAGCTTGACTACTACCAGCTTTTCTCATTTGCCAGTCCGGTTTTTGGTTCTTACGCCCGATTTTTATATATTCTCTTGGTTATTGTTATTATTACGGCGGTTTCTAACGGAGCTAATATTACTGATGGTATTGATGGTTTAGCGGCTGGTACTTCGGCTATTATTGGTGTTACCCTGGCAGTTTTCGCCTGGGTTTCTGGTAACTCATTCTTTGCCGATTATCTGGATATCATGTTTTTACCCAATTCCGGCGAGTTAGTAATTTTTTGTACGGCCTTTGTGGGAGCTTGTGTTGGGTTTCTATGGTATAATTCCTATCCGGCGCAGGTATTTATGGGCGATACGGGTAGCTTATCCATCGGGGGAATAATTGCTGTTTTAGCCTTAATCCTTCGCAAAGAGTTGTTGATTCCTATTTTATGCGGAATCTTTCTGGTAGAGAATTTATCCGTGATGCTGCAGGTAAGTTATTTTAAATATACGAAACGCAAATACGGGGAAGGCCGGCGGATTTTTAAAATGTCACCCCTGCATCACCATTACCAAAAACTTGGTTACCAGGAGGCAAAAATTGTTTCGCGGTTCTGGATTGTAGGGATTATGCTGGCACTTTTAACGCTGGTTACTTTAAAGCTTAGATAA
- the murD gene encoding UDP-N-acetylmuramoyl-L-alanine--D-glutamate ligase, protein MIAILGAGESGVGAALLGQAKGLEVFVSDKGEIKPVYQEKLKSANIPFESGSHDYDRILSATEIIKSPGIPDKVDLIQQAKSKNIPVISEIEFASRYTNAKFICITGTNGKTTTTLLTYHLLHSAGFNVALAGNIGESLAEKVIKDEYDYYVVELSSFQLDGMFQFKAHIGILLNITPDHLDRYEYSMTKYAQSKLRIAQNMTFADYFIYNLDDAVTNEYFQPDGFKGQPIPFSINHQPGAKAYYSDSQLITNYNGTEKQIEINTSVLIGKHNQYNTAASVLAAKIVGVAPEKITQALATFKNADHRLQTVGEAKGVRYINDSKATNVEAVWYALDGIHQPIVWIAGGVDKGNDYTTLHPLAQEKIKALICLGVDNKKLVNSFTGIIPVVEETQSVEEAIIKAKSLATSGDVVLLSPACASFDLFTNYEHRGQRFAEAVQKIVLEPLQKEK, encoded by the coding sequence ATGATAGCAATACTGGGAGCTGGTGAAAGTGGAGTAGGAGCAGCCCTGTTGGGCCAGGCCAAAGGATTGGAGGTGTTTGTTTCGGATAAAGGAGAAATTAAACCAGTTTATCAGGAAAAATTAAAATCCGCTAATATTCCGTTTGAATCTGGCTCGCATGATTACGATCGAATTTTAAGTGCTACCGAAATCATTAAAAGTCCTGGCATCCCTGACAAAGTCGATTTAATTCAACAAGCGAAGTCGAAGAACATACCGGTAATCTCGGAAATTGAATTTGCTAGCCGCTACACCAATGCTAAGTTTATTTGTATTACGGGTACCAACGGTAAAACCACCACCACCCTTTTAACTTACCATTTACTCCATAGCGCTGGTTTTAATGTGGCTTTAGCGGGTAATATTGGTGAAAGTCTAGCTGAGAAAGTTATCAAGGACGAGTACGACTATTACGTAGTAGAACTAAGCAGCTTTCAGCTAGACGGTATGTTTCAGTTTAAAGCACATATTGGTATACTGCTTAATATCACGCCAGATCACCTGGACCGGTATGAATACAGTATGACTAAATACGCCCAATCTAAATTGCGAATTGCCCAAAACATGACTTTCGCCGATTATTTTATTTATAATTTGGATGATGCGGTAACGAACGAGTATTTTCAACCCGACGGTTTTAAAGGACAACCAATACCATTTTCCATAAACCATCAGCCAGGAGCCAAAGCCTATTACTCGGACTCTCAACTGATAACCAATTACAATGGTACCGAGAAGCAGATAGAAATAAACACTTCCGTTCTGATCGGGAAACATAATCAATATAATACTGCTGCTTCAGTTTTAGCCGCCAAAATAGTTGGAGTGGCTCCGGAAAAGATTACGCAAGCCTTAGCTACTTTTAAAAATGCCGATCACCGCTTACAAACCGTGGGCGAAGCTAAAGGAGTTCGTTACATTAATGATTCGAAAGCGACTAATGTAGAGGCTGTTTGGTACGCTTTAGACGGAATCCATCAACCTATTGTCTGGATTGCCGGAGGCGTAGATAAAGGAAATGATTACACCACTTTGCACCCATTGGCCCAGGAAAAAATTAAAGCTCTCATTTGCCTAGGAGTGGATAATAAAAAACTGGTAAATTCTTTTACCGGAATTATTCCCGTGGTAGAAGAAACTCAGTCCGTGGAAGAGGCCATAATAAAAGCAAAAAGCTTAGCCACTTCCGGCGACGTAGTACTGCTTTCACCGGCTTGTGCCAGTTTTGACTTGTTTACTAATTACGAACACCGCGGCCAGCGCTTTGCCGAAGCCGTGCAAAAAATAGTGTTAGAGCCGCTCCAAAAGGAAAAATAA
- a CDS encoding FtsW/RodA/SpoVE family cell cycle protein yields the protein MMQVKLWLRENLKGDPILWGIVIAFSLISIAVVYSATGTLAYKKMSGNTEYFLFKHTSLIIVGLAFMWFAHKINYRYYSRLSLFALCLSAPLLIFTFLYGSNINEASRWLTIPLINQTFQPSDLAKLALISHLASMLSKRQHVTTDVKSTLIPIMFWCGSICGLIALTNASTASLLFITCLLLMFIGRVPMKHIAMVLIIGGVLGVTALALGQRMKTVISRVENFTNTEAPVFQLEQSYIAIATGGPFGKGPGNSDQRNFLPHPYSDFIYAIIIEEYGLLGGVVILFLYLAFLYRGLVTVNKSFGAFGGLLSAGLCFSLVLQAMVNMGVAVGLGPVTGLPLPLLSMGGTSLIFTGISIGIILSVSRTEAEQAPSGNILSGNISKKVVVHAD from the coding sequence ATGATGCAGGTAAAGCTCTGGTTACGGGAAAATTTAAAGGGAGATCCTATTTTGTGGGGAATAGTAATTGCTTTTTCCCTGATAAGTATTGCGGTGGTATACTCGGCTACGGGTACCTTGGCCTACAAAAAAATGTCGGGTAATACCGAATATTTTTTATTTAAGCACACCAGCTTAATTATTGTGGGTTTAGCTTTTATGTGGTTTGCCCATAAAATTAACTACCGCTATTATTCCCGCTTGTCCTTGTTTGCACTTTGTTTATCCGCGCCTTTGCTCATTTTTACTTTTTTGTATGGCTCCAATATCAACGAAGCTTCGCGTTGGTTAACCATCCCGCTCATTAATCAAACCTTTCAGCCCTCGGACTTAGCCAAATTGGCTTTAATCTCGCATTTGGCCAGTATGCTTTCCAAGCGTCAGCACGTAACTACCGATGTTAAAAGTACCCTGATTCCCATTATGTTCTGGTGCGGCAGTATTTGCGGATTAATTGCTCTGACCAATGCTTCTACGGCTTCCTTATTGTTTATTACTTGTTTGCTGCTCATGTTTATTGGCCGGGTACCCATGAAACACATTGCCATGGTTTTAATAATTGGGGGCGTACTAGGCGTAACGGCTTTGGCATTAGGGCAACGCATGAAAACGGTGATCAGCCGGGTAGAAAATTTTACCAATACGGAGGCTCCGGTTTTTCAATTAGAGCAGTCCTACATTGCTATTGCCACGGGTGGCCCATTTGGCAAAGGGCCCGGTAACTCCGATCAGCGTAACTTTTTACCCCACCCGTATTCCGATTTTATTTACGCTATTATCATTGAAGAATACGGCTTGCTGGGCGGCGTAGTGATTTTATTTTTATATCTGGCATTTCTCTATAGAGGTTTAGTTACGGTAAATAAAAGCTTTGGGGCATTCGGCGGCCTGCTCTCGGCCGGTTTATGTTTTAGTCTGGTGCTGCAGGCCATGGTAAACATGGGAGTAGCCGTAGGCTTGGGGCCAGTTACGGGTTTGCCCTTGCCTTTGCTTAGTATGGGCGGAACTTCTTTAATTTTTACGGGGATATCCATCGGTATTATTTTAAGCGTTAGCCGAACAGAGGCCGAACAGGCGCCGAGTGGAAATATTTTGTCGGGTAATATCTCCAAAAAAGTAGTAGTACATGCAGATTAA
- the murG gene encoding undecaprenyldiphospho-muramoylpentapeptide beta-N-acetylglucosaminyltransferase translates to MQIKKPYRVIISGGGTGGHIYPAVAIANQLKAQQPEAEILFVGAKGRMEMTRVPEAGYKIIGLPIAGLQRRLTLKNLIFPFKVISSVRTARKIVRDFQPDAVVGVGGYASAPVLFAATSLGIPSLIQEQNSYAGITNKLLGKRVDKICVAYENMSVFFPSEKIVLTGNPVRQDIVGSQNKREEALTFFNLKSDKLTILVIGGSLGARTMNESTATHLAQIKDKGYQLLWQTGKTYYPKATEQTATLIGTGIKSFDFIQRMDLAYAAADVVISRAGALSISELCLVRKPAILVPSPNVAEDHQTQNALALVSQQAALLVKDSEAATKLYPVAFDLLADKSKQAQLSANIQKLGKPDAAQNIVDQLISLLK, encoded by the coding sequence ATGCAGATTAAAAAACCATACCGGGTAATTATTAGCGGCGGCGGAACGGGCGGGCATATCTATCCGGCGGTGGCTATTGCGAACCAGTTAAAGGCACAACAACCAGAAGCAGAAATCTTGTTTGTGGGAGCGAAAGGCCGCATGGAAATGACGCGGGTGCCCGAGGCCGGTTATAAAATTATTGGTTTACCTATTGCCGGTTTGCAGCGACGCCTTACCCTTAAAAATTTAATTTTTCCTTTTAAAGTAATTTCCAGCGTCCGGACAGCCCGGAAAATAGTAAGAGATTTTCAGCCCGATGCAGTAGTTGGGGTAGGGGGCTATGCCAGCGCTCCGGTGTTGTTTGCGGCTACTTCTTTAGGTATTCCTAGTTTAATTCAGGAGCAGAATTCTTATGCCGGAATCACGAATAAACTACTTGGCAAGCGGGTAGATAAAATATGCGTGGCTTACGAGAATATGTCAGTTTTTTTTCCATCGGAAAAAATAGTTCTTACGGGTAATCCGGTGCGTCAGGATATTGTAGGTAGCCAGAATAAACGAGAAGAAGCTTTAACTTTTTTCAATTTAAAATCTGATAAACTCACTATTTTAGTAATAGGCGGTAGCTTAGGGGCACGTACTATGAACGAAAGTACTGCTACTCACCTGGCCCAAATAAAAGATAAAGGTTACCAGTTACTCTGGCAAACCGGTAAAACTTATTACCCAAAAGCTACCGAACAAACTGCAACGTTAATAGGTACAGGCATAAAGAGTTTTGATTTTATTCAGCGGATGGACTTAGCTTACGCCGCGGCCGATGTGGTAATTTCCCGGGCGGGAGCTTTATCTATTTCAGAACTTTGCTTAGTGCGTAAACCGGCTATTTTGGTGCCGTCGCCCAACGTGGCCGAAGATCATCAAACCCAAAATGCTTTAGCCTTAGTGAGCCAGCAAGCTGCTTTATTGGTGAAAGATAGCGAGGCCGCTACTAAATTGTACCCGGTGGCCTTCGATTTATTAGCGGATAAATCGAAACAAGCGCAATTAAGCGCCAACATTCAGAAACTAGGGAAACCAGACGCCGCTCAAAACATTGTGGATCAATTAATCAGTTTGCTAAAGTGA
- the murC gene encoding UDP-N-acetylmuramate--L-alanine ligase, with protein sequence MRSESYKYIYFLGIGGIGMSAIARYFNAKGLPVWGYDKTPTPLTQALLEEGIQIHFEDEINLIPDKVKQNREQTLVVLTPAIPAEHREWEYFRENGFEIKKRSEVLGIITANAFTIAVAGTHGKTTTSSMIAHLLHHAGVNCSAFLGGISVNFNSNLLLGKEEDGREIIVVEADEYDRSFLRLFPDIAIVTSTDADHLDIYGDKDALIHSFQDFIGQIKPKGTLLLNTKADGRVKAKMNPSVKILPYGLERAEVNAGNISIEGHHFKFNLVTPAGILPGLELPVPGYHNVENALAACYTAQLMRVSPHQIRAGIAAYRGVKRRFEFVAETKKHIYIDDYAHHPSEINAFVTSLKALFPEKKIKLIFQPHLFTRTRDFADEFAQSLSQVSEVELLEIYPAREKPIPGITSEMLLDRISGPKKSLLTKQEVLDKMLKVNDFDVVATVGAGDIDTLVQPIKNILESKKNVPEA encoded by the coding sequence GTGAGATCGGAGAGCTATAAATATATCTACTTTTTAGGAATCGGCGGTATTGGCATGAGCGCCATTGCCCGCTATTTTAACGCGAAAGGATTACCGGTATGGGGTTACGATAAAACCCCCACTCCTTTAACTCAAGCCCTGCTAGAAGAAGGTATTCAAATTCATTTTGAAGATGAAATAAATTTGATTCCGGATAAAGTAAAGCAAAACCGCGAACAAACCTTAGTGGTTTTAACCCCTGCTATCCCGGCAGAACACCGCGAATGGGAATACTTCCGGGAGAATGGATTTGAAATAAAAAAAAGGTCGGAGGTATTAGGTATTATAACGGCAAACGCCTTTACCATCGCGGTGGCGGGTACGCACGGCAAAACAACTACTTCTTCCATGATTGCCCATTTGCTGCACCATGCCGGCGTAAATTGTTCTGCTTTTTTAGGAGGCATTTCGGTTAATTTCAATTCAAATCTGCTCCTGGGAAAAGAAGAAGATGGTCGGGAGATAATAGTAGTGGAAGCGGACGAATATGATCGCTCTTTCCTGCGTTTGTTTCCGGATATTGCGATTGTTACTTCCACCGATGCCGATCATTTAGATATTTACGGCGACAAGGATGCTCTGATTCATTCTTTTCAGGATTTTATCGGTCAAATAAAACCCAAAGGTACTTTACTCTTAAATACCAAGGCCGATGGCCGGGTAAAGGCTAAAATGAATCCTTCGGTAAAAATACTGCCTTACGGCTTAGAAAGAGCAGAAGTTAATGCCGGTAACATCAGTATTGAAGGGCACCATTTTAAATTTAACCTAGTAACTCCTGCTGGAATTTTACCCGGCTTAGAGTTGCCCGTTCCTGGTTATCACAACGTAGAAAATGCTCTGGCCGCTTGTTATACAGCCCAGTTAATGCGTGTTTCTCCGCACCAGATACGCGCGGGTATTGCTGCTTACCGGGGAGTTAAAAGGCGCTTTGAGTTTGTAGCCGAAACAAAAAAACATATTTATATCGATGATTACGCGCACCACCCCAGTGAGATAAATGCGTTCGTAACTTCGTTAAAAGCATTATTCCCCGAAAAGAAGATTAAACTTATTTTTCAACCCCATTTGTTTACCCGCACCCGCGATTTTGCCGATGAGTTTGCGCAAAGTTTAAGTCAGGTAAGCGAAGTAGAACTGCTCGAAATATACCCTGCCCGGGAAAAGCCAATTCCTGGAATTACCTCCGAAATGTTGTTAGACCGCATTTCCGGACCAAAAAAGAGCCTGTTAACGAAACAAGAAGTATTGGATAAGATGCTGAAAGTCAACGACTTTGATGTGGTGGCAACAGTAGGAGCCGGTGATATTGACACCTTAGTTCAGCCAATTAAAAATATCTTAGAAAGTAAAAAAAATGTTCCAGAAGCGTAA